The DNA segment GTGCGCTGAGTATGATGAGCATCAATTTCTTTTCGTTGAAGAGAGTGCAGAGTGAGCCAGAAAAAAACAGCAATGAGAGGAGGAGATTTTGAGTGACTATATTCGGTGGCTAGAGGACGTTTCTCATGAAGATACTGCTGAGGTAGGAGGAAAGAACGCTTCTCTTGGAGAACTGTTTCGAGAATTAACAAAAGACGGCATACAAGTGCCCTATGGATTCGTCATTACCGCAAGTGCCTATCGTAGGTTTCTCCGGGTTGCTCAGATTGAGGCTCGTATCATGCAGCTTCTTTCAGTGCTTGATACAAAAGATCTTTCTGATCTGCAAAAACGTGCACGAGCAATACGTGAGTTAATTATATCTGCTAGTTTTGATGATGTATTGAGGGGTGAGATTACTCAAGCATATGCGCATCTTTGCAAAGAGTCTGGCTCACCTGTTGATGTAGCTGTTCGTAGTTCTGCTACTGCTGAGGATCTTCCCGAGGCAAGCTTTGCAGGGCAGCAAGAGAGTTTTTTGAATGTCTCCGGGGAGCGAGCGTTACTTCAGGCCTGTAAGCAGTGTTTTGCATCTCTATTTACGGAAAGGGCGATTTCATATCGAGTTGAGCAAGGCTTTGATCAAGATGATATTGCTCTCTCAGTAGGTGTACAGCGCATGGTCCGTGCAGACCTTGCTTGCTCAGGAGTCGTCTTCACACTTGATCCAGATTCTGGATTTCAAGACGTCGTACTTATAACTGGGGTGCACGGTCTTGGTGAGCCATTAGTGCAGGGAAAAATTTCACCAGATGAGTTTTATGTTTTTAAGCCAACGCTCCGTGATGGATATCGTGCAATTCTTGCCAAAAATCTTGGTACAAAGTGGAATAAGATGGTCTATTCTGAATCAGGTCAAGCTACCACAACAACAATACGTGCTTCCTATGCTGAGCGCTCACGTTTTGTATTAAATGATGATGAGGTGCTCTTACTCGCTGAATGGGCATGCCGAATAGAGGATCATTTTTCTAAGAAACTTGGGCGACCGGCTCCCATGGATATAGAATGGGCAAAAGATGGTAATGATGGAAAGTTATATGTCGTGCAAGCAAGACCCGAAACGGTAGTCTCTCAGCGCGAGCAACATCTGCTCCAAACATATCGACTAAAGCAAGTGGGGGAGGTTCTCCTGAGTGGACAAGCTATTGGTCAGCGAGTCGGTCATGGAGCAGTACGGGTATGTCCTGATATATCTCGAATGTGTGAATTTCAGCAAGGTGAGATCCTTGTGGCAGATACAACCGATCCTGATTGGGAACCTCTCATGGAGAAAGCGAGTGCTATTATTACGAATCGTGGTGGACGCACGAGTCATGCGGCGATCGTTAGTAGAGAACTTGGTGTTCCTTGCGTTGTTGGAACAGAGTTTGCCACTGACACGCTCCGAGATGGTCAAGAAGTAACCGTATCGTGCTCGGAAGGAGAGGTAGGAAAGGTGTATAAGGGTCTCATTGAATTTGAGGTGGAGGAAGTCTCCCTTCCAAGTTTGCCTACAACGAGTACGAAAGTCTGTTTAAATGTTAGCGAGCCTCGTAAAGCATTTACCCATGCAGCATTGCCGAATGACGGAGTTGGTCTAACGAGAATTGAATTCATTCTTGGCTCATACATCGGCATTCATCCACGGGCCCTGATTGATTTCGAGCAGATTAAAGATCCCATAACCCGAAGAGAGATTGAGAAGCTCACCTGGAGCTATCCTCGTAAAGCAGAGTTCTTCATAGAGCGCTTGGCTCAGGGAGTCGCCATGATAGCAGCAGCGTTCTATCCAAAGCCTGTGATCGTACGATGTAGTGATTTGAAATCAAATGAGTATGCCAGACTTCTCGGAGGAGAACAGTTCGAACCAGCGGAGGAAAATCCGATGCTCGGATGGCGAGGCGCTTCGAGATACTATGATGAAAGATTCCGTTCTTGTTTTGAGCTTGAATGCGAGGCGATTAAGAGAGTCTTTTATACTCTTGGCCTCAAAAATATTATACTGATGGTTCCATTTTGTCGCACGCCAGAGGAGGGGAGAAAGATTATTGAACTCTTTAATGATTTTGGGATTCATCAAAGTGATATTCCCATTTATGGTATGTGTGAGATTCCCTCGAATATACTCTTGGCGGATGAGTTTCTTGAAATATTTGACGGACTGAGTATTGGTTCTAATGATCTGACACAGCTCGTGCTTGGCGTCGATAGGGATTCTGCATTAGTAGCTCACCTCTTTTCAGAGGTAGAGCCATCTGTTCAAAAGCTCATACGAGAAGTGATTCAGTCTGCACATCGGCATGGAAAATACATTGGACTTTGTGGAGATGCACCCTCTTCGAATCCAGATATCCTTCGTTTTCTCGTTGAAGAGGGTATTGATGCTATTTCAGTTACACCAGATGTTCTCCTGAAGACGCGTATCGCTGTTTCTGCACTAGAAGATGAGACGAAACCTGAATCATCTGTGTCTTTGGCGCAGGTTCAAGTTCAATAAGAAGAGATTGCTCATATGCTAATCGCGTAATTCCATCTCACAGTGGGGACATAAAAAAATGTCTGGATTACTCATTGGTGGCTCTTCATCCGTTATATCGAGTTCATCAGTGTAGTTAAAAAGTTTGCCACATCTTGAGCAGGCAACAGCAATTGTATCATCTTTCCGATTGAATTGATCTGAGGTTCGAAGCGTTACATTTCGCTTCCTAGTCTTTTGTCCAAATGACTTCAATTTGTGCACCATATATATTACGCCTCTTTCTGAAATAGAACTTGATAGAGTTGACATGGCCCCGTTCGAAAGCTCGCTTCCACACTGTAGAGATAAAATTCCCACATTCTCATGAAGCGCTCGCTATACTGTCCTCCAAGCTTAAGAACCTGTTCTCGATGTTTATTGAAATTTGCTCTCCAATGAGCAATTGTATGGACATAGTGCTCACGAAGATTTTCAATATGAGTGATGATAAGCCCTGCTCTTCGCATCTCATAAGTAATCTCCTCAAGTCTTGGAAGATAACCACCTGGAAAAATATATTTCATAAGCCATGGGTCGGAACCTTCCTCGGGGGCACTAGCCGTAGAAATTGTATGGAGAAGCCCACGTCCACCAGGGCGAAGCACTCGTCGAATCATCCCCATGAATTGTGAATACGATTGTCTCCCCACATGTTCAAACATGCCGATGCTTACAAAGTAATCAAAGGTCCCATCGAGTTCGCGATAGTCAAGAAGAAGTGCCTTGGCTCGATTGGACATTCCTTTTGGGCCGAGGACATTCTTTACATAGTGATATTGTTTTTGGCTCAGGGTAATGCCTGTGGCATGAATATTTGCAAAGCGTTGAGTAATATAATGAAGCATGCCACCCCAGCCACATCCAACATCAACGAGAGATGCATCGCTATCTCTAATGGCAAGCTTATCTGCAATCAGGGAATATTTATTTTGTTGAATCTCGAAAAGTGTTTCATCAGGTGAACGTTGATAGCCACATGAGTATGTCATTGACCTATCGAGCATATATGAAAAGAAGGTGTTTCCAAGGTCATAATGATCTCTAACATTCTTGCTGCTCGAAGTCAGTCGGGTTGGACTTCGAAGGAGATGCTGCAACAAAATGCGTAGCCGTGTTTGTATGTCTTCTCGAATATGCTCCCACAGCTTATTCTGAAATAAAATGCAGAAAAAATCTCCAAGAGATCCATGGAGAATCTCCCATTCTCCATCCATGTAGCTCTCTCCGAGGCCAAGTGAGCCTTGTTGGATAAGCCGTATAAAGAGGTTCTCGTTATGAATACGCCAAGTGCAATCATAGCCAGAGTTTTGTCGCCCATATGTTTGCGTTTTTCCGTTGGGAAACACGATTCGTAATGTCCCATAATGAATCTGCTGCAGTAATCTGTGTGCAGCAATTGGAACTACGGGAAGAGCTTTTGATGATACTACTCGCAGTTGGGGACTATGCGTAATATCCTGTTGCGCCTGTTTTTCAATTAAAAATCCCACTTTAACCCCCCTTGTTTCATATCTTGTGACTGATTAACCGAGATGAATTGGTTTGTCGGTGATTTGTATCATTGTTCATCAGGGTGGTGTTTCTAGACGATCGCGATCATGGTAGCTGACATTGGCAAATTCTATTCTTTCTTACGATTGAGATTGTACAAAGGATAGCAAGCAGGAAAATCAACCGATGCTGTTCCTTCTTGGAGGAAAAGGGATGAACTTTGAAGCCTATATCGATAGTACACGTATATTTATTAGTGACGTTGCTAGTGAACTTGGAACGCCACAGGATATCGATCGAGCTTTTCGAGTTACAAGGGCAGTGTTCGCTGCTCTGCGTG comes from the bacterium genome and includes:
- a CDS encoding phosphoenolpyruvate synthase, whose translation is MLSDYIRWLEDVSHEDTAEVGGKNASLGELFRELTKDGIQVPYGFVITASAYRRFLRVAQIEARIMQLLSVLDTKDLSDLQKRARAIRELIISASFDDVLRGEITQAYAHLCKESGSPVDVAVRSSATAEDLPEASFAGQQESFLNVSGERALLQACKQCFASLFTERAISYRVEQGFDQDDIALSVGVQRMVRADLACSGVVFTLDPDSGFQDVVLITGVHGLGEPLVQGKISPDEFYVFKPTLRDGYRAILAKNLGTKWNKMVYSESGQATTTTIRASYAERSRFVLNDDEVLLLAEWACRIEDHFSKKLGRPAPMDIEWAKDGNDGKLYVVQARPETVVSQREQHLLQTYRLKQVGEVLLSGQAIGQRVGHGAVRVCPDISRMCEFQQGEILVADTTDPDWEPLMEKASAIITNRGGRTSHAAIVSRELGVPCVVGTEFATDTLRDGQEVTVSCSEGEVGKVYKGLIEFEVEEVSLPSLPTTSTKVCLNVSEPRKAFTHAALPNDGVGLTRIEFILGSYIGIHPRALIDFEQIKDPITRREIEKLTWSYPRKAEFFIERLAQGVAMIAAAFYPKPVIVRCSDLKSNEYARLLGGEQFEPAEENPMLGWRGASRYYDERFRSCFELECEAIKRVFYTLGLKNIILMVPFCRTPEEGRKIIELFNDFGIHQSDIPIYGMCEIPSNILLADEFLEIFDGLSIGSNDLTQLVLGVDRDSALVAHLFSEVEPSVQKLIREVIQSAHRHGKYIGLCGDAPSSNPDILRFLVEEGIDAISVTPDVLLKTRIAVSALEDETKPESSVSLAQVQVQ
- a CDS encoding class I SAM-dependent methyltransferase translates to MGFLIEKQAQQDITHSPQLRVVSSKALPVVPIAAHRLLQQIHYGTLRIVFPNGKTQTYGRQNSGYDCTWRIHNENLFIRLIQQGSLGLGESYMDGEWEILHGSLGDFFCILFQNKLWEHIREDIQTRLRILLQHLLRSPTRLTSSSKNVRDHYDLGNTFFSYMLDRSMTYSCGYQRSPDETLFEIQQNKYSLIADKLAIRDSDASLVDVGCGWGGMLHYITQRFANIHATGITLSQKQYHYVKNVLGPKGMSNRAKALLLDYRELDGTFDYFVSIGMFEHVGRQSYSQFMGMIRRVLRPGGRGLLHTISTASAPEEGSDPWLMKYIFPGGYLPRLEEITYEMRRAGLIITHIENLREHYVHTIAHWRANFNKHREQVLKLGGQYSERFMRMWEFYLYSVEASFRTGPCQLYQVLFQKEA